Proteins encoded by one window of Cannabis sativa cultivar Pink pepper isolate KNU-18-1 chromosome 4, ASM2916894v1, whole genome shotgun sequence:
- the LOC115712688 gene encoding RNA polymerase II C-terminal domain phosphatase-like 3, protein MVDFGSKSVEWIKIKEIEGFLSEMGKIEDVEEGEISDSASVEEISEEDFKKQEAGGDGGGAAAVPVDLNLKESKTKGGGGGESARGWTMRDLFQYQGYKGFNNTGLYNLAWAQAVQNKSLDDIFVMDVDSDQNSKLSSSTPAEKNNVKEVDKVVIDDSDDDMEKEEGELEEGEIDLEESNPAQESKDGAVLNCDATQINDLVTIDSMHNELEKRINLIREDLESVNVTNTEKSFEQACSRLHNTLESLREVLSKYSSPAKDVIIDISFTAIQIVNSVFCSMDQNKKDHNKDTLSRLLCFVKNSDPPVVSPKWMKEIELMAASDKLKEREIVNGVQEIDFKNTSDNTKNAIYGLTTSELPSDVNCKTVSSDVTSVAHANPITSLEMRSGGVSAFKSRGLLVPLLDLHKDHDEDSLPSPTREAPTTFSVLKSLGVGDVVVKPGPATSKMTLGTDDSRIRRYETDAVKAVSTYQQKFGGSSFLMSDRLPSPTPSEDGNEENDDTNMEVTSSVSGSSLRNTSMPMLRPSEVSSYTAVSSSSMQGPIVAKNALSASSASSSSMKAFAKSRDPRLRFANSDSGALDLNQRPVAAVRNAPKVEYVEPTSSRKQKVADEAHLDGSSFKRQRNSFKNAGTVGDVKSVSGLGGWIEDNGFIGPQFANKSQSTEGAEVDPRKSYMGNDHATNGPNMAKELVPVTSTSTTTSLPDLLKDIVVNPTMLLNIIKLGQQQQQQQQQLLVSETQLKPDHVQNNIHSSSPNSILGVAPLVNLASSKTGILQTPAASLSVTSQVAPMSPHEDLGKIRMKPRDPRRVLHGISLQKNGSLGNEQLKTTIPSVSNNPGNKDNSNSQMQEGRADQKAVSSQSAERPDIAGQFTKNLRNIADLLSVSNASTSPVIVSQSLTSQPVSVKPEKRDVKDVSTKSEDQGSGISTSETTAVAAPSRATLEAAAVAGSSRAPNTWGDVEHLFEGYDDKQKAAIQRERTRRLDEQKKMFEARKLCLVLDLDHTLLNSAKFVEVDPVHEEILRKKEEQDREKPYRHLFRFPHMGMWTKLRPGVWNFLEKASKLYEMHLYTMGNKLYATEMAKVLDPKGLLFAGRVISRGDDGEFIDGDERVPRSKDLEGVLGMESSVVIIDDSVRVWPHNKLNLIAVERYTFFPCSRRQFGLPGPSLLEIDHDERPEDGTLASSLGVIERIHQNFFSHHSLDEADVRNILASEQRKILSGCRIVFSRVFPVSEVNPHLHPLWQTAEQFGAVCTTQIDDQVTHVVANSPGTDKVNWAISNGRFAVHPGWVEASALLYRRANEQDFAIKPSPT, encoded by the exons ATGGTTGATTTTGGATCTAAATCCGTCGAGTGGATTAAAATTAAAGAGATTGAAGGTTTTTTAAGTGAAATGGGGAAAATAGAAGATGTAGAAGAAGGTGAAATTTCAGATTCAGCCTCTGTGGAAGAGATCAGTGAAGAAGATTTCAAAAAGCAAGAGGCTGGTGGTGATGGTGGTGGTGCTGCTGCAGTTCCGGTTGATTTGAATCTTAAAGAATCGAAAACTaaaggaggtggtggtggtgagaGTGCTAGGGGTTGGACGATGCGTGATCTGTTTCAATACCAGGGATATAAGGGGTTTAATAATACGGGTTTGTATAATCTTGCCTGGGCACAGGCCGTTCAGAACAAAAGTCTCGATGATATTTTTGTAATGGATGTTGATTCTGACCAAAACTCTAAACTATCATCGTCTACGCCGGCGGAAAAGAATAATGTCAAAGAAGTGGATAAAGTTGTgattgatgatagtgatgacGATATGGAGAAGGAAGAAGGGGAACTAGAGGAGGGTGAGATTGATTTGGAGGAGTCGAACCCTGCTCAAGAATCCAAAGATGGTGCTGTATTGAACTGTGATGCTACCCAAATTAATGACTTAGTGACTATTGATTCCATGCACAATGAGTTGGAGAAGCGAATAAACTTGATTCGGGAAGATCTGGAGAGTGTTAATGTGACTAATACTGAGAA ATCATTTGAGCAGGCTTGCTCCCGGCTGCATAACACTTTGGAGAGCTTAAGAGAAGTTCTTTCAAAGTACAGTTCTCCAGCTAAGGATGTTATTATTGACATTTCGTTCACTGCTATTCAAATTGTCAACTCT GTTTTTTGTTCTATGGACCAGAACAAAAAAGATCATAATAAGGACACTTTATCTAG GTTACTTTGTTTTGTAAAGAACTCTGATCCTCCTGTCGTCTCCCCGAAATGGATGAAGGAG ATAGAGCTCATGGCAGCAAGTGATAAACTGAAAGAGCGAGAGATTGTTAACGGGGTTCAGGAAATAGATTTCAAGAATACAAGTGATAATACTAAAAATGCCATTTATGGATTGACAACTTCTGAGCTGCCTTCTGATGTTAATTGTAAGACTGTCAGTTCTGATGTTACTTCTGTGGCCCATGCTAACCCGATTACCTCCCTGGAAATGAGATCAGGAGGAGTATCTGCATTTAAGAGCAGGGGCCTTCTTGTTCCCCTCTTAGATCTTCACAAGGATCACGATGAAGATAGTCTTCCTTCGCCTACTCGAGAGGCACCAACTACCTTTTCAGTCCTTAAATCATTGGGTGTTGGGGATGTAGTTGTTAAACCTGGGCCTGCTACATCTAAAATGACTCTAGGGACCGATGATTCTAGAATTCGCCGTTATGAAACTGATGCTGTCAAAGCTGTTTCTACTTATCAACAAAAGTTTGGTGGGAGCTCCTTTCTAATGAGTGACAGGCTTCCAAGCCCAACCCCTTCAGAAGATGGCAATGAGGAGAATGATGATACTAATATGGAGGTCACGAGCTCTGTATCTGGTAGTAGTTTAAGAAATACAAGTATGCCGATGTTGAGACCTTCAGAGGTCTCTTCTTATACTGCTGTGAGTAGTTCCAGCATGCAAGGACCAATTGTTGCTAAAAATGCTCTATCTGCAAGTTCTGCTTCTAGTTCAAGCATGAAAGCCTTTGCAAAGAGTAGAGATCCTAGGCTTCGATTTGCAAATTCAGATTCGGGTGCTTTGGATCTCAATCAAAGACCTGTGGCTGCAGTGCGTAATGCACCTAAAGTCGAATATGTTGAACCAACAAGCTCAAGAAAGCAAAAGGTTGCGGATGAGGCACATTTGGATGGTTCTTCATTCAAAAGGCAAAGAAATTCATTTAAGAATGCTGGAACTGTTGGTGATGTTAAAAGTGTGTCTGGACTAGGGGGCTGGATAGAAGACAATGGTTTCATAGGTCCACAGTTCGCAAATAAAAGTCAGTCAACAGAGGGTGCTGAAGTCGATCCTAGAAAATCATATATGGGGAATGATCATGCAACGAATGGCCCAAATATGGCTAAAGAGCTGGTGCCAGTTACAAGTACGAGTACTACAACTTCTTTACCCGACTTACTGAAGGATATAGTTGTTAATCCGACAATGTTACTCAACATTATTAAACTTGGGCAACAGCAACAGCAACAGCAACAACAGCTATTAGTATCAGAAACTCAGCTCAAACCAGATCATGTACAAAATAATATTCATTCTTCGAGCCCAAATTCAATCCTGGGAGTAGCTCCTTTAGTGAACCTTGCTTCTTCTAAGACTGGGATTTTGCAGACACCAGCGGCATCACTTTCAGTTACTTCACAAGTAGCTCCAATG AGCCCGCATGAAGATTTGGGAAAAATCCGTATGAAACCCAGAGACCCACGTCGTGTTCTCCATGGCATTTCACTTCAGAAAAATGGGAGCCTGGGGAATGAACAACTAAAAACTACTATTCCCTCAGTGTCAAATAATCCAGGAAATAAGGACAATTCAAATAGCCAAATGCAGGAGGGTCGAGCTGATCAGAAGGCAGTCTCCTCTCAATCAGCTGAACGCCCTGATATTGCTGGACAATTTACCAAGAATCTCAGAAATATTGCTGATCTCCTGTCAGTGTCAAATGCATCTACAAGTCCGGTTATTGTTTCTCAGAGTCTCACTTCGCAACCAGTGTCAGTCAAACCAGAAAAAAGGGATGTGAAAGATGTTTCTACGAAGAGTGAGGATCAGGGGAGTGGCATTTCAACTTCTGAAACAACAGCTGTGGCAGCTCCCTCTCGTGCAACTCTTGAAGCAGCAGCTGTGGCAGGTTCTTCTCGTGCACCTAACACGTGGGGAGATGTTGAACATCTATTTGAAGGATATGATGACAAGCAAAAAGCTGCAATCCAGAGAGAGAGGACTAGAAGATTAGACGAACAGAAGAAGATGTTTGAGGCCCGCAAGCTGTGCCTTGTCTTGGATTTAGATCACACTCTTCTTAATTCAGCCAAG TTTGTGGAAGTAGATCCAGTGCATGAGGAGATTTTGAGAAAGAAAGAGGAACAAGATCGTGAAAAACCATATAGACATTTGTTTCGTTTCCCTCATATGGGAATGTGGACCAAACTGAGGCCCGGGGTCTGGAATTTTTTAGAAAAG GCCAGTAAGCTATATGAGATGCATCTTTACACCATGGGGAACAAACTATATGCTACAGAGATGGCAAAAGTGCTTGACCCAAAGGGGCTCTTATTTGCTGGACGAGTTATTTCTAGGGGTGATGATGGGGAATTTATAGATGGTGATGAGAGGGTTCCAAGAAGTAAAGATTTGGAAGGAGTTTTGGGTATGGAATCTTCTGTTGTAATTATTGATGATTCTGTGAGGGTCTGGCCGCATAACAAATTAAACTTGATAGCTGTAGAAAG GTATACATTCTTTCCCTGTAGTAGACGCCAATTCGGTCTTCCAGGTCCTTCTCTTTTGGAGATTGACCATGATGAAAGACCAGAAGATGGAACACTAGCGTCCTCTTTGGGG GTTATTGAGAGAATCCATCAGAATTTTTTTAGCCATCACTCACTAGATGAAGCAGATGTTAGAAATATTCTAGCATCAGAGCAGCGAAAGATTTTGTCTGGCTGCCGAATAGTATTTAGTAGAGTGTTTCCTGTTAGTGAGGTTAATCCTCACTTACATCCTTTGTGGCAAACTGCTGAGCAGTTCGGTGCGGTATGCACTACGCAGATAGATGACCAGGTTACCCATGTAGTGGCCAATTCTCCCGGGACTGATAAG GTGAATTGGGCTATATCTAATGGAAGATTTGCCGTCCATCCTGGCTG GGTAGAGGCATCGGCTTTGCTTTATCGGAGAGCAAATGAGCAAGACTTTGCCATTAAACCATCACCAACCTAa
- the LOC115714746 gene encoding protein NETWORKED 3A, with protein sequence MVKLEKKEEEDNNKGDHIALSMPWWWCSRDTSYSNRHSSLWLHTTLTELDENIKTMVSIIDEDGDSFPKKRPQLIKVLNELHNSYRWLAERYDSLIIRSHQSHDYHYNFQRPRSMIKSLRQIHHKKYDDMGKTFISHEENFYDLEIINGGGDDKMWRGKEVCEMIEEHLRQQDELIRRNEKKRERIKELSSQVKRLMEENRALKACLATQNHLQSHHHQSHCSKSFFFGKLIGCTR encoded by the exons atggtaaaattagagaagaaagaagaagaggatAATAATAAGGGTGATCATATAGCTTTGTCAATGCCATGGTGGTGGTGCTCTCGTGACACCAGCTATAGTAATCGCCATTCATCTCTTTGGCTTCACACAACTCTAacag AATTGGATGAGAATATAAAAACAATGGTAAGTATAATTGACGAAGATGGAGACTCTTTCCCAAAGAAAAGGCCTCAGCTTATAAAAGTACTGAATGAGTTGCATAACTCTTACCGTTGGCTGGCTGAAAGGTACGACTCACTTATTATTAGATCTCATCAATCTCATGATTATCATTACAATTTTCAACGTCCAAGATCAATGATTAAGTCCTTGAGACAAATTCATCACAAGAAGTACGATGATATGGGAAAGACTTTTATAAGTCATGAAGAGAATTTTTACGATTTAGAAATAATAAATGGTGGTGGTGATGATAAAATGTGGAGAGGGAAAGAGGTATGTGAAATGATAGAGGAACATTTGCGTCAGCAAGATGAGTTAATCAGAAGAaatgagaagaaaagagagagaataaaGGAGCTTAGTTCACAGGTAAAGAGGTTAATGGAAGAGAATAGGGCTCTAAAGGCTTGTTTGGCAACACAAAACCACTTACAATCTCATCATCATCAGTCACATTGTTCCAAGTCCTTTTTCTTTGGAAAGCTTATTGGATGCACTCGTTAA